TCTCGTTCTAAAGGTTCTACTTTGCCATGGATTGCCATGTTTCCTAAATGGAATAGTTTACTTTCTAGACTTGTCATGTTCAAGTTTTTTGTCGTAATAAGTTTTCTTTTTGCCATTGTCAATTCTTCATCACTCACACCGCTAAAAGTTATCTTATTTAATTCTTCAATAACTACCTTAAAAACCTCCTTGCTTTTAGATTTTTCAAAAACCGATGTTAACCCTAGTGTGCAACAATCCTTATACTTCGCTACAAATCCACCCATAATATAAACTAAACTTCTTACCTCTCTTAACTCTTTATATAACCTATTACTTAAAATAGGGTCAGCTAAGATTATTGAGAGTAATTCTGTATATAATACTTCATTATTAGCGTATATAGGAATTCTAAATCCAATAGATGCAGTGTTGTTATTAGTTACACTATTGTTATCATAATATACGCCAGTTTCATTATCAGGTAACTCACTATAAACTTTGGTCGATCTGTCTTCTAAACTTTGAAATTTCTCATAAATTAAGTGTTTTAATTCAGAGTAATCTATATCTCCAACTACAATAATAATTGTATTCTCGGGTGTATATGTATCCCAAACTAACTGTTCTACCTCATCTATCGTAAAATTATTTAAATTTTGAATAGACCCTAGTATAAGCTTACCTATATCAAAATTGCCATACAAGGCTTGTCCTGTTCGTTCTGCTATCTGATTAAAAGATGAGAAAAAACTAGAAAGTTCTCTTTCTATAACTTTTTTTTCTTTTTCAAAAACAGTATTTTCAAATTTAAAATTTTTTATCATAGCTAACATAGTGTCAAGACAAATTCTAATATTATAACTCATAGTTTCAAAGTAAAATCTAGTACACTCCTTAGTAGTCGATGCATTACACATGATTCCATTTTCATTTATTTCATTAAAACAATTTTTTAACTGAGTATTATGTATATTATTTCTATTAAACACCATATGTTCTGCAACGTGTGAAATTCCATTATTATCTATATGTTCATTCCTACTTCCTTGTTTTATCCACATACCAATTCCGACAACTTTTGCTTTTGGTATTTTATGAAATATAACTTCAATCCCATTATCTAAAAAAAACGTAAATAATTCATTCATTATTTTCTCCTATTTCCATATAGCTATCTATGTCTTTATACACTTGTAATTAACATCGTTTTCTCTCTTTATAGCTCATATCCCCCAATGTTAGAGTACTTTGTAGAATAATTATTGTCCTTTTCTACTACATAAGAGTTTAAGCTTAAAAGATTTACAAAAACTACAAATAGTAGTAAAATTAAACATGAGTATGTTTTTAATAACTTTTTCAATTTTCCCCTCCACAAATATTATTACTAGGAAAATATTACAACGAAACACAACTTATTTCCAGTTGGAATTACAACTTGACAAGTAGGTGAATTTATGTTATCTCATGAAAAGATAGGAAAAAATTTAAAGTCTATACGTACTAATTATGGTATAAGCATTGAGACAATGAGTCTAGAAACCGGAATTTCTCAAAGTGTCATCAAGGGGATTGAATCGGGTAATAATTCGATAAATCTTTATACCCTTAATATTATCTGTTTGTTTTTGGGAGTTGAGGTAATTGAGTTAATGAATAATAGTATAAGCGAAGAGATCCTGATATTTAGAAAAACTTTGAGTAAAATAGAAGATAAAATTCACAAGTATGACTTTGCTAATATTACTGCTGACTTAAGGACATTGAATGAAATCTCGAAACTTGGAAGTATATCCCAATTGTATGAAGTTGATTCTATTTTAAGTTTTTACTACGCGCTGGACTTTTTTGCAAAAGAAGAATACTCTGAGTCCATAATCACATTAAAATCAAGTTTGAATAGAAGTAGCAAAAGCCTTCGTAATTTAACTACAGTAATTGATAAGTCACGAGTCGACATGTTAATCGCTATAAATTTAGCATCAAAAGGAGATTTAAGTGGTGCAATTAAACTTGAACTGGATCTTATTTCTCAAAACAAAGATCCCATCGTTAACTCCAAGATTCGTCTTAACTTAGCCAAACACTACTATTCAAAAAAACAATACTTAAAAGCTTATGAATTAACTTTGGGTAATATAGATATGCTTAAAAATAATAAACTATTTAGCAGATTACAAGGTGCCTATTGGATGAAAGGCATTTGTGAGTACATGATGAATAAAGAATTCTCCCAAAGTCTTAAAACAGCCATACATATTGCTCACTCATTTAATCTGACCAATCAATGTAAACTATTTATAAACTCCGCAAAAAACGATTATGGCTTAAATATACAGCTCCCCTAACCCCTATATGCCAATGCAATTAAATAAATAAAAAAGAAAATAATATTTTCTAGAATTTTGAATCAAAAAAACAAAGATAAACCCAATGACCCTAAGGTTTATCTTTGTTTTTGTAATGAAATATCTAATTTAATTATCTTTTAGGGTTAATGCAATAGCTAAAGTAATTGTAGCCTTGGTTTTTCTCTCCCTCCGAGTCGCTTAAGCGCCCCACCTCCCTCGTCAAATGGAGGCTATTAAAGACTAAAATCCATTGTTGAAAGTTCTACAATAAACATTAGACCATGGATTAAATTCAAGTCTTTTAATCTCTTTACCTAAATAAAAAACCAAGCCATTTATGACCTGGTTTGGTTTTTCTTTATTTGTTTATTATTCGGTTTCCTCTTGTATTTCTCTACCGGGTAGTATTAGGTTTAGGGCTATGGCGAAGATGGTGGCGGTGGTCATTCCGGATCTGAATATTATTTGGACAGTTTCAGGAAGATGTGATAGGATTTCAGGTTTTACTGCTACTCCCAGTCCAAGTCCTAATGAGATTGCCAGTATCAGACTATTCCTTTTATTAAAGTCTACTTCTTGAAAGTTTTTAATTCCCCCTACTGCTATCATTCCGAACATTATGACTCCTGCTCCCCCGAGAACAGGGCTTGGCATTATGTTTACAAGTGCTGCAAGTTTTGGAAATACTCCCATAAGCATAAGGATTCCTCCTGCAATTGCAACTACATATCTGCTTGCAACTCCGGTTAGAGGTATAATTCCTATATTCTGACTAAACGAAGTATTTGGTCCCGCTCCAAAAATACCTGCCAGCATCGATCCTACTCCATCCCCGAGCACAGATCCCGAAAGCTTTTTAGAGCTGTACTTTTCATCACATGCTTTGAATATCAGCAGTCCTCCTCCGATAGTCTCAACAGTTGTTACTAAATATGCAGGGACAAAGGCCAATAATGCGGGCAAATCAAATTTTAATCCATACTTCAATGGCTGAGGCATTACGAAATAGCCGGCTTCAAATACTGATGAAAAGTCTATCATATTCATAAATGCAGCGAGTATATATCCCACTATAATTCCGATAAGTACTGCAGCTGAGCTGAAAAATCCTTTACCGAACTGGTTTAATAATATGATTACTATCATAACTGTAGCTGCTAGAAATAAATTCTTTAGTATTCCGTATTCTCCATATCCTCCAATCCAGTCTATGGCCACAGGTATCATTGTAAGTCCAATGGAAACTATTACAGTTCCGGTTACAATTGGAGGAAATATATTTCTTAACTTTTTAATAAATCTGCTAAGTATGATTTCTATAAATGATCCGAAAAATGTAGCTCCAAAATATCCCGGTAATCCCAATGTCGAAGCAACTGCGATTCCCGGTCCAACAAATGTAAAGTCAGTTCCCATTACCATAGGAATCTTTCCTCCTACCGGTCCAATACCCACAGCTTGGATTATGGTTGCAATACCTGAGACAAATAATGTCATACTAATGATATATGTATTTTGTTCAGCTGTTAATCCGAGTGCGTTTCCAACAATTAGCGGTACTGCTACAATCCCTGTAAATGCCGCAAGTATATGCTGGATTGCAAGGGCAATTGACAATGCCAATGGCGGTTTATCATCCACTCTGTACTTTATTTCCGATTCTTCTCGGCTCTTTTTATCTACTCCATCTGTCGTTAAATGCTCCATATATTCACTCCCCTTTAATAAAATCTCTTACTAATTTTATCACATAATTGGAATGAAGTTAAGTTAATGTTTTATCAATGCTGCATATAAAAAAACCGATACAAAAAGTATCGGTAATTTTAAACTTAAGCTAAGGCTCCATCCAGTACCAAACCTTCATTCCATAGGAATTTAGCATGGTCTATTTTCAATGTATCGTCTTTTGCTTCGACGCCTTTCTTTACGTAAACCTTAACTCCATCCACATTATACTCGGTGTAATTGTGGTCATCCGAGGGTATTCCCACCAAAACTGATGGTCTATATACTACGCCTGCTCAGGAGCTACAAGCAACAACTTCTGCTCTTACAGCTTCCATCTTATGTTCTTGGATGTATTCTTTAGCTTTTTCTGTAATAATTATTTTCATAATATTTACCTCCTTAGTTTTATTATAAAGTATATCTACTTTATGCGATATATACCCATATTTATAAGCTTATAAACAATATTTATAATACGTTAATTTCAATGTTATAAGGATATAGTTTAGAACTTTATGATTCCCGGTACTTAAAGCGTCTTTGATTTCTCGCAAGTCTAAATTTTTCATTTTAAGAAATGATAAATTAAATCTTAAAAATACAGTATTTTAAAATTTTCCATTATACCAATAATTTGTAAATAATTTTATTTGACTAATGTATAAAACTATGATAGTATGTATGAAACTAAATACACAGTGTAAGTTAGAGGCTGCGGGTGCAAAGAGTAGATTTCGAAAGGTGTAACCGCCGAAATGCCGAAAGGTGTTGGGACCATGCTTAATAGGTATGGTACTGTCAACGGGAGATGCCCATTTCCCGGTTGGTGAGCTTCTTACATTGAGGGCAGAAGGAATATCATGAGTGCCTTTTGCTCATGATTTTTTTGTATATTTTTTTATTTAAAGGAGTGATGGGATGAAGCTATTTGGAACAATGAGTATCAAAGAAAATGAATTAATTATAGGCGGTATAGGGGTAAGTGAGCTGAAATCCAAACACGGCACTCCTCTTTATATAATTGACCAAAAAGGATTTGAAGATAAAGCCAATTTATTCATAAATAATTTTAAATCTAATACATTTGATACGAGAGTAATTTATGCATCCAAGGCATTTATGAATCTATCAATTGCAAAACTCGTATCTAAACTTGGATTATGTATTGATGTAGTAAGCGGCGGAGAGTTATATACAGCTCTTAAAGCCGGATTTGATCCTAATAAAATATATTTTCACGGCAATAATAAATTGTACGATGAACTAGTCTTAGCAGTTCAAAATAGAGTTGGAACCATTGTAGTAGACAACGAGTATGAATATGATTTGCTTAGCGGTATATCAGGAGAATTCGAAACAGTAACAAGAGTGATTTTAAGAGTTAACCCCGGCATTGAAGCTCATACACATGAATATATACAAACTACAAAAAATGATTCCAAGTTTGGTTTAAGTATCTTCGATGATAAAACTATGGATTTTATAATCAAAATGAGTTCTGATCCGAATATAGATTTTGCAGGTATTCACTGTCATGTAGGATCGCAGGTCTTTGATGAAAATACTTTCTTAAAAGAAGCAGACGAGATGATAAAATACGCTAAAGAAATCGAAAATGAAGCACAGGTTGTATTTAAAGAGCTTAATCTAGGTGGAGGATTCGGTGTCTACTATACAGATGAAGATAATCCTTTCGAACTTGGAAGTTTCTTAGGAAGATACACTAAACACATAGAGCACAAGCTTTCCGAATTGGATCTTAATCCTGAAATCATAAGTATTGAACCCGGAAGATCGCTCATTAATTCATATGGTTCAACTCTTTATACAGTAGGAGCAATTAAGAAAACAATGGCAGGTCTACCCTATGTTTTCGTTGATGGAGGAATGACCGATAATCCTAGACCATCACTATACCAGGCAAAATATGAAGCTGTTATAGCAAATAAGATGGATGATACGGACCTTGAATCCTATCGTATTGCAGGAAAATGCTGCGAAACAGGAGACATCCTAATTAAAGATGCCTCTCTTGCAAACCCAATGCCCGGTGATCTGCTTTTAATAAGTTCTACAGGAGCATACAATTATTCGATGAGTTCAAACTATAACAGAATACCTAGACCTGAGGTGGTCTTTGTAAAAGACGGAGTTTCGAAAACGGCAGTAAAAAGAGAAACTTATGAGGATTTAATAAGAAATGATGAGGTGATAGATTGAGTAGGGTTGTAATGAAATTCGGTGGTTCATCAGTAGCTACATCTGAAAAGATGAAAAAAGTTTCAGAATTAATACTCAAAAGAAAATCTGAATATGATGATGTAGTAGTTGTAGTATCTGCAATGGGAAAAACCACAAATAATCTTATAGCACTGGCTAATGAACTTAGTGATGAACCAAATAAAAGAGATATGGATATGCTTTTATCCACAGGAGAAATGGTTTCTGCTTCACTGATTTCAATCTATCTGAATTCGGTAGGACATAAGGCAATAGCACTTACAGGTTTCCAATCAGGTTTTAAAACCATCGGTGAATACTCCAAGAGTAGAATCGAAAAAGTCGATACCGAAAGACTGGAATCCGAATTAAATGATGGAAAAATTGTAATAGTAACCGGTTTTCAAGGCATGAATGAACTTGGAGACATCACGACACTTGGAAGAGGCGGTTCTGATACCTCTGCTGTCGCTCTAGCAGCTTCACTTGATGCAAGCTGTGAAATCTACACTGATGTTAAGGGGATATATACAGTAGATCCACGTATAAGACCAAAGGCTCGAAAGTTAGAATATATCACTTATGAAGAGACTATGGAGATGGCAAATCTTGGAGCGAAGGTAATCGAACCCAGGTCAGTAGAAATGGCAAGTAAGTATTCAGTTCCTCTTTATATAGCACTGAATACAGGAGATGTAAAAGGCACATATATCAGTACGGAGGTGGATAATTTGGAAAAAAGCGCCATTACGAATATATCAAAAATAGACGGAGTCCTACTCGTAAGCATGAGTGAACAATTAGGAGTTGATTCCAAGATTACAGAATGTTTTGTAGAATTGGCAGTTCAAAACATAAACCTTGATATCATCAGTCACTCGCTAGATGACGAAGGTAAGCCTATCACCTCTTTTACAAGTACTGTAGACAATAAATCCAAAATTGACAGCATTCTAAATAATATGGATATCAAACACAGATTTACCGAAGATGTCAGTAAAGTATCAATCATCGGAACTGCAATGCGAAATCAAGTAGGAGTTGCAGCAAGGGCTTTTAAAGTATTTTTAAGTGAAAATGTTGATTTTTATGAAGTTTCTACATCAGAGATAAGCATTTCTTATGTAGTGGATAGCGTTAATGCTCTTAAAATAGTAAATGCACTAGCAGACGAATTTAATTTATAATTAGGAGGAAAATGATGAAAAAAGCGAATTTGGCAGTAGTTGGAGCAACAGGAATGGTCGGTAATACCATATTAAAGGTATTAGAACTAAGAGATTTTCCAATAGAAAATCTGTACTTATTCTCATCGGCAAAATCAGCAGGAGAGGTTATCAACTTCAGAGGTAAAGACGTAGTCGTTGAGGAACTGAACGAAAACTCATTTGACAGAGACATCGACATCGCTCTATTCTCAGCAGGAGGAGCAATCTCAGAAAAATATGCACCACTTGCAAATGAAAAAGGTGTAATAGTTGTTGACAACAGTTCATGTTTTAGAATGGATGAAAATATACCGCTAATGGTGCCGGAAGTAAACCCTGATGCACTTAAAGAAGATTCAATGCTGGTATCAAACCCTAACTGTTCAACAATTCAATCTGTAGTAGTTCTTAAACCACTTTACGATGCATTTGGACTAAAAAGAGTTGTCTACAATACTTACCAAGCAGTTTCAGGATCTGGAGTTGCGGGAGTTAAAGACCTGGAAGAAGGAACATGTGACAACTACCCATACCCAATTAATAAAAACTGTTTACCACATATAGACTCATTTACTGAAAACGGCTATACAAAAGAAGAACTTAAAATGATCGATGAGACACATAAGATACTAGGTGACTATGACATCAGAGTAACTTCTACTACAGTCAGAGTACCGGTTAAAAACTCACATGCCGTAAGCATGAATATCGAATTTGAAAAGCCATTTGAACTGGAAGAAGTATTTGAAGTATTAAGAAATGCACCTTGCGTAGTTGTTGAAGACGATGTAGAAAATCTTGTATATCCTCTACAGCAAAACGCAGATGAAAAAGACGAAGTATTTGTAGGAAGAATAAGAAGAGACTTTAGTGTTGACAACGGAATCAACCTATGGTGTGTTGCAGACAATATTAGAAAAGGAGCCGCTACTAATACAGTTCAAATCGCAGAACTGATTTTAGAGAGGTTGTAAGCTAACAAGGAGGATAAAATGTTATTTAGAGGATCAGGAGTTGCAATAGTTACCCCTTTTAACGAAGACGGTAGCGTTAATATGGAAAGTTTTGTTACACTTTTAAATTTTCATCTTTCACATGGTACGGATGCCATAATTGTAACAGGCACAACAGGTGAAGCATCCACAATGACTGAGGATGAAAAGTTCGCAGTTATATCTAAAGCTGTCGAGGTTGTAAATGGTAGAATACCGGTGATTGCAGGAACAGGGAGTAATAATACGGCTGCTTCGGCAGCCTTCAGTAAAAAAGTTGCTGCTCTAGGAGTTGACGGACTACTGGTAGTAACTCCATATTACAACAAGACAAGTAAAAGAGGTTTGTACGAGCATTTTAAATGTATCGCAGAAGCTGCCGCTCCTGTCCCGATTATTCTCTACACAGTTCCGGGACGAACAGGGGTGGAAATCCCGGTAGAAACGGTTAGTGAACTTTCAAAAATTGATAATATAGTAGGAATTAAAGACGCAACCGGAAGCATCGGATATGCGATAAATGTAAGAAATAACACACCGGATGATTTTGCAATTTATTCCGGAAACGATGATATGATAGTACCTCTTTTATCTGTCGGAGGAGCTGGTGTTATATCTGTACTCGCAAACTGCATGCCTCAAGAAACTCATGACATGATAGAAGAATTCTTTAACGGAAATGTACAAAAAGCTACGAATCTTCAGTTAAAACTAAATCCTTTCATTGACGCATTATTTGTAGAGACAAACCCTATACCGGTAAAAGCGGCGATGAATAAAATGGGATTTGATGTCGGTAGTTTAAGACTTCCTCTCTATGAAGCTGAAGATTCTACAAAAGAGCTTCTTAGAAGAGAAATGATGGCACTTGGAATAGTTTGCTCGTGATATTATGAAAATACTTTTATCAGGAGCAACCGGACAAATGGGAAAGGCGATTACCGAGGTAATCGCCTCCCATAATACAGACCAAATAGTGGCAGGTTTTGCAAAAGATGTCAATGATGCTCTTCCCTATCCGGTTTATAACCATTTAGAAATTTCAGAAGAAATAGACGTAATCGTTGACTTTTCGTCTCCTGCAGCACTTAGAGAACTATTGGATTTTGCCGTTTCAAAAAATATCGGCATAGTCCTTGCATCTACAGGTTATTCAGATGAAGATGTTTCTGTAATTAAAGACGCATCTACAAAAATACCTATTCTTTATTCAGGAAATCTAAGCCTTGGAGTAAATGTTATGCAGATAATCGCTGAAAAACTTGCATCAATGCTAGAAGATTTCGACATAGAGATAGTTGAAAAACATCATAGGTATAAAGTAGACTCTCCTAGTGGAACTGCCAAGATGCTATTTGAAGCTGTGAATAAAGGAAGAGACAATAAGCTTAACGCACTTCAAGGAAGAGACGGATTCTATAGCGAAAGAACGGTTTCAGAAGTTGGAGTATCATCACTTAGAGGCGGAAATATAGTAGGTGAACATACCGTTTATTATTGCGGTGAAGATGAAGTAATAGAACTTAAACATATTGCGGCATCTAAAAAAATATTTGCAAATGGAGCAATAAAAGCTGCGAGATTTCTAATAAATAGAGCTCCCGGCTTATATAATATGAATGATGTATTAATGGAGGTTTGATGAAAAAAATAAGAATTGGAATCGTAGGATATGGAAATTTAGGTAGAGGTGTTGAAACCGGTTTAAAATACGCTGAAGATATGGAATTAGTAGGTGTATTTACAAGAAGGGATGCATCTGAGATAGAGTCTGAATCTAAAGTTTATAATTTAAAAGAGATTGATAATTTTAAAGATTCTATAGATGTTTTAATCCTCTGCGGCGGATCAGCTAATGACATCCCCGAGCAAGCACCAAGACTTGCAGTTGACTTCAACACAGTTGACAGCTTCGACAACCATGCTCATATACCTGAATACTGTAATAAAATGGACTCGATATTAAAGGAGAATAAAAGGACATCCGTAGTATCTTCAGGCTGGGACCCCGGACTATTCTCTATCAACAGAGTTCTCTCAGAAGCAATCCTACCGCATGGTGAAACATTCACATTTTGGGGAACCGGCGTAAGTCAAGGTCATAGTGATGCAATAAGGAGAGTAAGTGGAGTAAGTGCAGCGGTTCAGTATACCATACCAAGTACTGAACTTATAAACGCAATTGCAAATGGTGAAAAAGTAAACTACAACTCTCATACAGCTCATAAAAGAAAGTGTTATATTGTTGCAGAAGAAGGATCAAACTTAGATACCATAAGAGAAACCATTGTGAACATGCCGGATTATTTCGTAGGCTATGAAACAGAAGTCGAATTTATTGATATGGAAGAATTCGAAAAAAATCATAAAGGCATGCCCCATGGCGGAAAAGTTATAAGAAGAGGATTCACTGACGATGTAAATATGTCCCTATATGAATTCTCATTAAACCTTAACAGCAATCCTCAGTTCACAGCAGCCGTCAACATTGCATACGCAAGAGCTTGCTATAAACTGCATAATGAAGGCATCTACGGAGCAAAGACAGTGTTGGATGTACCTATTCGATATCTGTCACCAAAATCATATGATGAATTATTAAAGATGATATAAGTATAGCAGCGAACAATATTCGCTGCTATTTTTATATTGACAATTAAATTAAAATGCTTGATAAAACTTCACTTCATTTTCGCGCTGAAAAAAACTCCCTTAAATTTAAATGCTTACACATTTAAAGGAATACATCATTCACTATTTGGTATTTAATTAATCAAGCTTCGGTAATTTCAGTATTACAAATAATCCGGTTAGAAATAGTGGTAGAATTCCAAGAATAGAATATCTAGGGATTTGTGTTATATCCGCTATTAAAGCCATTATCAAAGGTCCAAAAACTGCTGCGAATTTTCCGAATATATTGTAGAATCCGAAAAACTCATTTGAATTTTCTTTTGGTATTATCTTTGCAAAATAGGATCTTGATAGGGCTTGGATACCACCTTGAGCTGATGCAATCAATAATCCAAGAATAAGAACATGTGAAACGGAGGTTATAAGATAGGCAAATATTACCACAATCATATATGTTATTATCCCTACTATTATCATAAATCTAGTGCCATACTTTTCGCTTAATTTCCCATATATAATTGCTGATGGGAAAGATACAATCTGTACGATTATTAATACTCTTAAAAGCAAAAATATATTTAAGTTTTCTGCACCGATTACTTCCCTTGAATAAGGCACAACCATCCTTATTATAGTATCTACTCCATCGATATATAAGAAGTATCCAATGAGAAATGTGAATACTATCTTATGTTCTCTTATATTTTTTATCGTTCTAAATAGTCTTTTAAAACTATTAATTACAGGATTGGGTTCTTTTTCAACACCATACACTTGATTCACATTTTTAATAATCGGAATAGATAATAAACCCCACCATATTGACGTTATTAAAAACCCAATCTGATACCCAATTAAACGATCCATTCCCATACTAAAAATAATAAACAGGGATAACAGTCCGGGAAGTACGCTTGTGATATATCCAAAAGCAAATCCGCTAGTAGAAACACCATCCATTCTTTCTTCTGTCGTTACATCTACCAAAAAAGCATCATAAAAAATATTAGCTCCCGAAAAACCAATTGCAGAAAAAATATACAATAATACGAGCATTTGCCATATACCTAGTGGTATGATGGCCATAGTTCCGGTTGCGACAATTCCCAACATTAAAAAACTAAGGAAAAACTTCTTTTTGTAACCTCTATAGTCTGCTATTGTTCCCAAAACCGGACTTATTATAGCGATAATTATGCTGGATAGAGAATTGAAGTATCCCAGCTCCATTCCTCTTC
The sequence above is a segment of the Peptoniphilaceae bacterium AMB_02 genome. Coding sequences within it:
- a CDS encoding helix-turn-helix transcriptional regulator — its product is MLSHEKIGKNLKSIRTNYGISIETMSLETGISQSVIKGIESGNNSINLYTLNIICLFLGVEVIELMNNSISEEILIFRKTLSKIEDKIHKYDFANITADLRTLNEISKLGSISQLYEVDSILSFYYALDFFAKEEYSESIITLKSSLNRSSKSLRNLTTVIDKSRVDMLIAINLASKGDLSGAIKLELDLISQNKDPIVNSKIRLNLAKHYYSKKQYLKAYELTLGNIDMLKNNKLFSRLQGAYWMKGICEYMMNKEFSQSLKTAIHIAHSFNLTNQCKLFINSAKNDYGLNIQLP
- a CDS encoding nucleobase:cation symporter-2 family protein; its protein translation is MEHLTTDGVDKKSREESEIKYRVDDKPPLALSIALAIQHILAAFTGIVAVPLIVGNALGLTAEQNTYIISMTLFVSGIATIIQAVGIGPVGGKIPMVMGTDFTFVGPGIAVASTLGLPGYFGATFFGSFIEIILSRFIKKLRNIFPPIVTGTVIVSIGLTMIPVAIDWIGGYGEYGILKNLFLAATVMIVIILLNQFGKGFFSSAAVLIGIIVGYILAAFMNMIDFSSVFEAGYFVMPQPLKYGLKFDLPALLAFVPAYLVTTVETIGGGLLIFKACDEKYSSKKLSGSVLGDGVGSMLAGIFGAGPNTSFSQNIGIIPLTGVASRYVVAIAGGILMLMGVFPKLAALVNIMPSPVLGGAGVIMFGMIAVGGIKNFQEVDFNKRNSLILAISLGLGLGVAVKPEILSHLPETVQIIFRSGMTTATIFAIALNLILPGREIQEETE
- the lysA gene encoding diaminopimelate decarboxylase, which codes for MKLFGTMSIKENELIIGGIGVSELKSKHGTPLYIIDQKGFEDKANLFINNFKSNTFDTRVIYASKAFMNLSIAKLVSKLGLCIDVVSGGELYTALKAGFDPNKIYFHGNNKLYDELVLAVQNRVGTIVVDNEYEYDLLSGISGEFETVTRVILRVNPGIEAHTHEYIQTTKNDSKFGLSIFDDKTMDFIIKMSSDPNIDFAGIHCHVGSQVFDENTFLKEADEMIKYAKEIENEAQVVFKELNLGGGFGVYYTDEDNPFELGSFLGRYTKHIEHKLSELDLNPEIISIEPGRSLINSYGSTLYTVGAIKKTMAGLPYVFVDGGMTDNPRPSLYQAKYEAVIANKMDDTDLESYRIAGKCCETGDILIKDASLANPMPGDLLLISSTGAYNYSMSSNYNRIPRPEVVFVKDGVSKTAVKRETYEDLIRNDEVID
- a CDS encoding aspartate kinase, encoding MSRVVMKFGGSSVATSEKMKKVSELILKRKSEYDDVVVVVSAMGKTTNNLIALANELSDEPNKRDMDMLLSTGEMVSASLISIYLNSVGHKAIALTGFQSGFKTIGEYSKSRIEKVDTERLESELNDGKIVIVTGFQGMNELGDITTLGRGGSDTSAVALAASLDASCEIYTDVKGIYTVDPRIRPKARKLEYITYEETMEMANLGAKVIEPRSVEMASKYSVPLYIALNTGDVKGTYISTEVDNLEKSAITNISKIDGVLLVSMSEQLGVDSKITECFVELAVQNINLDIISHSLDDEGKPITSFTSTVDNKSKIDSILNNMDIKHRFTEDVSKVSIIGTAMRNQVGVAARAFKVFLSENVDFYEVSTSEISISYVVDSVNALKIVNALADEFNL
- a CDS encoding aspartate-semialdehyde dehydrogenase; amino-acid sequence: MKKANLAVVGATGMVGNTILKVLELRDFPIENLYLFSSAKSAGEVINFRGKDVVVEELNENSFDRDIDIALFSAGGAISEKYAPLANEKGVIVVDNSSCFRMDENIPLMVPEVNPDALKEDSMLVSNPNCSTIQSVVVLKPLYDAFGLKRVVYNTYQAVSGSGVAGVKDLEEGTCDNYPYPINKNCLPHIDSFTENGYTKEELKMIDETHKILGDYDIRVTSTTVRVPVKNSHAVSMNIEFEKPFELEEVFEVLRNAPCVVVEDDVENLVYPLQQNADEKDEVFVGRIRRDFSVDNGINLWCVADNIRKGAATNTVQIAELILERL
- the dapA gene encoding 4-hydroxy-tetrahydrodipicolinate synthase, which gives rise to MLFRGSGVAIVTPFNEDGSVNMESFVTLLNFHLSHGTDAIIVTGTTGEASTMTEDEKFAVISKAVEVVNGRIPVIAGTGSNNTAASAAFSKKVAALGVDGLLVVTPYYNKTSKRGLYEHFKCIAEAAAPVPIILYTVPGRTGVEIPVETVSELSKIDNIVGIKDATGSIGYAINVRNNTPDDFAIYSGNDDMIVPLLSVGGAGVISVLANCMPQETHDMIEEFFNGNVQKATNLQLKLNPFIDALFVETNPIPVKAAMNKMGFDVGSLRLPLYEAEDSTKELLRREMMALGIVCS
- the dapB gene encoding 4-hydroxy-tetrahydrodipicolinate reductase; protein product: MKILLSGATGQMGKAITEVIASHNTDQIVAGFAKDVNDALPYPVYNHLEISEEIDVIVDFSSPAALRELLDFAVSKNIGIVLASTGYSDEDVSVIKDASTKIPILYSGNLSLGVNVMQIIAEKLASMLEDFDIEIVEKHHRYKVDSPSGTAKMLFEAVNKGRDNKLNALQGRDGFYSERTVSEVGVSSLRGGNIVGEHTVYYCGEDEVIELKHIAASKKIFANGAIKAARFLINRAPGLYNMNDVLMEV
- a CDS encoding diaminopimelate dehydrogenase, which gives rise to MKKIRIGIVGYGNLGRGVETGLKYAEDMELVGVFTRRDASEIESESKVYNLKEIDNFKDSIDVLILCGGSANDIPEQAPRLAVDFNTVDSFDNHAHIPEYCNKMDSILKENKRTSVVSSGWDPGLFSINRVLSEAILPHGETFTFWGTGVSQGHSDAIRRVSGVSAAVQYTIPSTELINAIANGEKVNYNSHTAHKRKCYIVAEEGSNLDTIRETIVNMPDYFVGYETEVEFIDMEEFEKNHKGMPHGGKVIRRGFTDDVNMSLYEFSLNLNSNPQFTAAVNIAYARACYKLHNEGIYGAKTVLDVPIRYLSPKSYDELLKMI